A region of Cryptococcus decagattii chromosome 3, complete sequence DNA encodes the following proteins:
- a CDS encoding galactose-1-phosphate uridylyltransferase, with protein sequence MSPAHLEVPNFEPTEHPHRRYNPLIGKHVLVSPHRTKRPWKGQTEEPVLTTLPDYEATCNLCPGNERSNGNRNPMYMDTFTFENDFPALLPGPLPSLQQPSEVNPSDTLFASEPIRGRCKVICFHPKHDLTIARMNINDVVRVIREWKNVYMEEGRMLKKSSGQGYVQIFENRGAMMGASAPHPHGQVWSLSYIPDEPQMELNNLAASTVMSSGNAPVRGDGCPCLLCTYAAEEVRRKERVVEIDEESGWVAVVPFWAVWPFETLLLPYKRHIPSLIQLSDNEVLGLARILQRLLVRYDNLFSCPFPYSMGLHQSPLPPSDPDSNVAHIHFHFYPPLLRSASVRKFLVGFEMMAEVQRDLTPEQAAERLRALTEVHYLYQKTAD encoded by the exons ATGTCGCCTGCACATTTGGAGGTTCCAAATTTTGAGCCGACTGAACACCCTCATAGACGAT ATAATCCTCTAATAGGCAAACATGTATTGGTATCCCCTCATAGGACCAAACGACCATGGAAG GGGCAGACTGAGGAACCGGTCCTGACGACTCTTCCAGACTATGAGGCAACTTGCAATCTTTGTCCGGGTAACGAAAGAAGTAATGGCAACAGGAACCCAATGTATATGGATACTTTT ACTTTCGAAAACGACTTTCCAGCTCTCCTCCCTGGGCCTCTGCCAAGCCTTCAGCAACCTTCCGAAGTCAATCCGTCGGATACGCTCTTCGCATCTGAACCGATCAGGGGACGATGTAAAGTCATCTGTTTTCACCCCAAGCATGATCTTACAATCGCTAGGATGAACATAAACGACGTGGTCAGGGTGATCAGGGAATGGAAAAACGTGTACATGGAGGAGGGACGGATGCTAAAGAAAAGCAGTGGTCAAGGATACGTGCAAATATTTGAG AATCGGGGGGCTATGATGGGTGCCAGTgcacctcatcctcatgGACAA GTCTGGTCATTGTCCTA TATACCCGATGAACCCCAAATGGAGCTGAATAATTTGGCTGCCTCAACCGTAATGTCTTCTGGTAATGCTCCAGTGCGAGGAGACGGATGTCCGTGTTTGCTGTGCACTTATGCAGCTGAAGAAGTGAGGCGAAAGGAGAGGGTGGTTGAAATCGATGAAGAGAGTGGATGGGTCGCAGTGGTTCCCTTTTGGGCTGTGTGGCCTTTTGAAACTCTTC TGCTTCCTTACAAGAGGCACATCCCTTCTCTTATTCAGCTAAGCGATAATGAAGTACTCGGGCTGGCTCGTATACTTCAGAGGCTTTTGGTAAGGTATGACAATCTTTTCTC ATGCCCGTTCCCCTATTCCATGGGACTGCatcaatctcctcttccaccttccgACCCGGACAGCAATGTGGCTCACATCCACTTTCACTTCTATCCGCCTCTTTTAAGGAGCGCCAGCGTACGCAAATTCTTGGTTGGCTTTGAAATGATGGCTGAAGTACAA AGGGACTTAACTCCGGAACAGGCTGCGGAAAGGTTAAGAGCTTTAACCGAAGTCCATTATCTGTATCAGAAAACAGCAGACTAG